A stretch of the Luteimonas sp. JM171 genome encodes the following:
- a CDS encoding AbgT family transporter, producing the protein MSHPDPNDASAPRGVVTRLLDGVERIGNKLPDPAMLFLILMLVTWVVSAVMSGWTFSEIDPRTGDPVTVTNLLSGDSLTAFLASLVQTFVNFAPLGVVLVAMLGLGVAEHTGFINALLRAILSVTPKMLLTPALIGVGILSHIAVDAGYVLVIPLGAVIFYAAGRHPLAGIAAAFAGVSGGFSATFFVPSSLDPMLAGLTQEAARILDPGMEINPLNNYFFTTSSTFLVILVGWFLTDRVIEPRLKSTPVDGDTSEMPTMERLEPAERRGLTWSVVAMAVAIGLFILTLLPEGTPWAADPATLAPGTHPLLAFSAPLMQSIVALIFIFFLIPGVVYGYVAGTAKSHRDIIEGMSKSMSGMGYYIVMAFFAAQFIYAFNQSNLGVLFAIKGANALQAMGLHMSLMLVGLVLLSGAVNLLVGSASAKWALIGAIMVPMMMQLGISPDLTQAAYRVGDSSTNIITPLLPYFPLIVVFCQKYVKGSGVGTLLALMLPFAVSLLVIWTLFLIGFWALGIPLGVGSSYEYLAP; encoded by the coding sequence CTGGGTGGTCTCCGCGGTGATGTCGGGCTGGACGTTCTCCGAGATCGATCCGCGCACCGGCGATCCGGTCACCGTGACCAACCTGCTCTCGGGTGACAGCCTGACCGCGTTCCTGGCCAGCCTGGTGCAGACCTTCGTCAACTTTGCCCCCCTGGGCGTGGTGCTGGTGGCGATGCTGGGCCTGGGCGTGGCCGAGCACACCGGCTTCATCAATGCGCTGCTGCGCGCCATCCTCAGCGTGACCCCGAAGATGCTGCTGACCCCGGCGCTGATCGGCGTGGGCATCCTCAGCCACATTGCGGTGGACGCGGGCTACGTGCTGGTGATCCCGCTGGGGGCGGTGATCTTCTATGCCGCCGGAAGGCACCCGCTTGCAGGCATCGCGGCGGCGTTCGCCGGCGTTTCTGGCGGGTTCTCGGCAACGTTTTTCGTGCCTTCCAGTCTCGACCCGATGCTAGCCGGCCTGACCCAGGAGGCGGCGCGGATCCTTGATCCGGGCATGGAGATCAATCCGCTCAACAACTACTTCTTCACCACGTCCTCCACCTTCCTCGTCATCCTCGTCGGCTGGTTCCTGACCGACCGGGTGATCGAGCCGCGGCTGAAGTCGACCCCGGTGGATGGCGATACCAGCGAAATGCCGACCATGGAGCGCCTGGAGCCGGCGGAGCGGCGCGGGCTCACGTGGTCGGTGGTGGCCATGGCGGTGGCGATCGGCCTGTTCATCCTGACCCTGCTGCCGGAGGGCACGCCGTGGGCCGCCGACCCGGCGACACTGGCCCCGGGGACCCATCCGCTGCTTGCATTCAGTGCCCCGCTGATGCAGTCGATCGTGGCCCTGATCTTCATCTTCTTCCTGATCCCGGGCGTCGTGTACGGCTATGTCGCCGGCACCGCCAAAAGCCACCGCGACATCATCGAGGGCATGAGCAAGTCGATGAGCGGGATGGGCTACTACATCGTCATGGCGTTCTTCGCCGCGCAGTTCATCTACGCCTTCAATCAGTCCAACCTGGGCGTCCTGTTCGCCATCAAGGGTGCCAACGCGCTGCAGGCAATGGGGCTGCACATGTCGCTGATGCTGGTGGGCCTGGTGCTGCTGTCGGGCGCGGTGAACCTGCTGGTGGGGTCGGCCTCGGCGAAGTGGGCGCTGATCGGCGCGATCATGGTGCCGATGATGATGCAGCTGGGGATTTCCCCGGACCTCACCCAGGCCGCATACCGGGTGGGTGACTCGAGCACCAACATCATCACGCCGCTGCTGCCGTACTTCCCGCTGATCGTGGTGTTCTGCCAGAAGTACGTGAAGGGTTCAGGCGTTGGCACGCTGCTGGCGCTGATGCTGCCGTTCGCGGTGTCGCTGCTTGTGATCTGGACGCTGTTCCTGATCGGCTTCTGGGCGCTGGGCATCCCGCTGGGGGTGGGCTCGAGCTACGAATACCTTGCGCCCTGA